One Panicum virgatum strain AP13 chromosome 3N, P.virgatum_v5, whole genome shotgun sequence DNA segment encodes these proteins:
- the LOC120667049 gene encoding ras-related protein Rab5A-like, translating to MAATAGGNKIRNAKLVLLGDVGAGKSSLVLRFVKGQFIEFQESTIGAAFFSQTLAVNDETVKFEIWDTAGQERYHSLAPMYYRGAAAAIVVYDITNAASFTRAKKWVQELQAQGNPNTIMALAGNKADLVEARQVPAEEAKAYAQENGLFFMETSAKTAINVNDVFYEIAKKLLQGQQVQNPQGGMVLNQRPPERMVSSSSCCA from the exons AtggcggccaccgccggcggcaaCAAAATCCGCAACGCCAAGCTG GTTCTTCTCGGGGATGTGGGCGCCGGCAAGTCCAGCCTGGTTCTCCGGTTTGTGAAAGGCCAGTTCATCGAATTCCAG GAATCGACCATCGGGGCGGCTTTCTTCTCGCAGACCTTGGCAGTGAACGATGAGACAGTCAAGTTTGAGATATGGGACACGGCAGGGCAGGAGAGGTATCACAGCTTGGCTCCCATGTATTACCGGGGCGCTGCTGCTGCGATAGTTGTCTACGACATCACAAATGCG GCCTCTTTCACACGTGCAAAGAAATGGGTTCAAGAACTTCAAGCGCAAG GAAACCCAAATACAATAATGGCTCTTGCTGGGAACAAGGCTGATTTGGTAGAGGCGAGGCAGGTGCCAGCAGAA GAAGCAAAGGCATATGCTCAAGAGAATGGTCTCTTCTTCATGGAAACATCTGCTAAAACGGCGATCAATGTGAATGACGTGTTCTACGAGATTG CAAAGAAATTGCTGCAAGGGCAGCAGGTTCAGAACCCACAGGGTGGAATGGTTCTCAACCAGAGACCACCTGAGAGGATGGTGAGCTCTTCCTCCTGCTGTGCATAA